Part of the Carassius carassius chromosome 20, fCarCar2.1, whole genome shotgun sequence genome, TTATATTACAGCCATTGTTATGGCAGGACAGGCTTACTTGAATACAGCTATCTAAGCCTAGCTGTGTCTTACTGGGAGTTGCAGTGAGCCCTCTTCTGGAGTGATCCCCTATCCTAGAGCCTAGCTATCTGAGGATAGCTATGTGATAGCTCTGTGATTGCTTCCCTGCCTAGTGTTTTAAGTAGCGGTCTCTTGAGCCCTTTATAGACAGGCTAACTTCTTTTGCTAGGGTTATTAGTAAATAATAGCCCACTCTCTGTAGTGTGGGTAGTCTCTGTCAGTCTCCCTTATGGTACCCCCATCCTAGGTACCTAGCTATCTGAGGGTAATTATGTGCTAGCTCAGTGATTGCTCCCCTGCTTAAGGTTTTAAGTAGTGGTCTCCCTGAGCCCTTGCCTAGGCAGTGCTATCTCCCTTGCTAGAGTTGTAAGTAGATAGCCCACTCTCTGTAGTCTGGGCAGCTTTGCAGGAAGATTTTGCCTGGCTATCCTCGACCAAGTGGACAGGCATGCGCCTCAGGAATAAAGTTTTCTCACACTCTACTGGTTTGGTTTGCACATCTCATGAGCATGCCTTCTATTGGATTGCAGCCTGGAgagctgaattacagtcttgcaCTACAGTGCCACACTTGTCATATCTAGTTATTGCAGGACCTTACATTAGATAACATGAGaatgacaaaaatatttgtagacaatttattgttgttgttgttcgcAATGTTGAATTATCGTTTCAGCCCGGTCTGTATGTGAAACTTCAAAAATgcgaaaaaaaatcaaataatatcCCTTTTTTTGTACATTGTTGCAATGCAAATGTACCCTAAATCATGCAAGGTGATTTACTAAGGTTTGTGGTAGTCAGTTTACTGATATTTATGCCATTATTTAACACCCCAATAAGCATGTCTTAACCAATTTTGTGCCTGAATTGCTAGTAGGTTAGACACCCCAATTGCTCTGCTTGTTTGTGATCCTTCACTAATTTGCGCTGCTCTTTGTAAACTGCACTGTGTTCTTTAATTAGCAAATTTTCAGTAGATCAACTTTCCACTCCCATAGGTAATTGTGATCTCACACTAATTTGCCCTTTTTTAGTGAATCTGGCCCCTTGGATTTTGTAATTCACTCACCACACAAGTTGTAAAACTGAAAAGCAAAATTCCATGTGATATGATGTATATATCTTTGCAGAGAGGGTCAGCATTCTCCTGAGGACTGGCACAGGATTTATGGGAAATGCTCAGGAAATGAAGTGTACAGCATTGTTCTGAAAGAAAGCATCTTCTTTTCTGAGTATGAGGGAAAGAGCTTCCCGTATGCATCCTTTAATGCATATAATAAGTGAGTATGTTGGAAAAGCATATTTGAGAAATGCATTAAATCTTACAGTACAgtagaaattacatttgattCCTCAAAAATGGCTACTTCTTACTTGTGTAAATATCTCTATCATTTTTGTAGGTATGGCATCTGTCTCATTGGAGTCTGTCCTGACGACACTAAGAATATAATGTTGAACCCTGGTCCTCAGCACATCATGAAATCTTTGGATGTGTGCTTCTACATCAGTCTCACCAAAGAGGAGAACACCAGCTTTAAGGCCAAGAAAGAAAACAACACTCAACCTCCTACCAGCAGCACTATTACTAGCATGGGTCAGACaaattaacattataataattaaaagaaagatAATGTACATATCACAGAAATACCATTCacatgtttggggttggtaatatttgtaatgtttttgaaagtcttttatgtTCAGCAAGGctctatttatttgataaaacatacaggaaatattgtgaaatattatcacaattaaaataaattctttctattttaatatattttaaaatgtaatttattcttttgatgcaaagctgaattttcagcatcattactccagtcttcactgtcacataatccttcagaaatcattctaatatgctgtaacaaaaatcaagaaacatttcttattatcactgttgaaaactgttgcactgcttaatattatttttgaaaCAGCCATATATTTTTCACGATATCTTCATAAATCAAAAGTTCAAAAGACTAGCCTTTCCTGCcacttttgatttaatttttccttgattaataaatgtattatttcttaaacattacaattctcttcttttttatgttttaaatttttttcttctcctgtagAACAAAATTTTGAAGAATATCCTGCCcactcttttccatataatgtaagTGAGTGGGTGTGTCGacttacaaaatgacaaaaagcaccatAATCTTCCcctcagccttggtgagcataagagacttctttcaaaactatTCCCATTTCTGAAATGAACGGGAAATGTCACACATAGGGctctatcatacacccggcgcaaggCCAAgtgcaagtgtttttgctagtttcagcccgatGCAGTTCTCTTTTTCCCATCCTGCAacacgttgtttaaatagcaaatgcatttgtgcattcatgggcatgctggtctaaaaaagaggtgtgttcaggcgcattgttggcactttgctattttgaggaactgaaaatactgtagactgtgccatagaccaaccCAAACCTGGTCTAGAAGTCTAAAGTCAatactgcaatatatatatatatatatatatatatatatatatatatatatatatatatatatatatatatatatatatatatatatatatttgtgttatttaaagagcacttTAGTAGAAAATGTGCCTCTGGGCAGGTCCATAACACAGCGTTCACTTTGCTTATTACGCAGCAGCACACTAATATTTGTTAATATGAAACAATAAAAGATTAAAGAGTAAAATATTATTGCTGTGCAGGttacatgaatataaatatgaCTTTATGTTATAATGGATAGCcattgcatgtatcagaattaggctacctatttgcttgTGCACGAACAGCTCCGTTTCCTCTCTGGAGACgcattctgtctttgcgctttCCAATTTCGCATGAGCGCAACTgcctgattggtttattgcacgttatgcccaaaacacacccattactcattaagagaatagggacaacccgtttagaccatgcgccggGTGCACCGACCATTTTCCTGTAGTTAAGCTAGCAAAAATGGATTAGATTATGCTAAGATTGTTCAAATAGGGCCCAAACTATGCAAATTGTGTACAtccaaacattttaaatgtctgtgCTATTACTATTTTGAGAGTTTCAGAAGAGGAGAAGTAATTCATTGTGTAACAACTTAAATTTCAGACCTTTGGTGCACtttaaattctttcaaaaacattcaaaagaaaAAGTGGTGTTGTTTCTATATTTTGGTCTAAAGGTTTTGTTTGTATTTCCTAAAGGTACCATGGCTATAGACATGCAGGAAATAAGCATGCAGTCCAGTTTAGGTCCATCACTCTCAATTGAAACTAATATATCTGAGAAGAGAAAACCAAACATGGTTCCTGTTCTGGAATTGCCTGATTCACCTTCCTTTGAGACTGCCAACCTGATAATCAATGAGTCAAAGAACCCATGTCAGCCCTGCACTAGAAATGAAGGCAACAAtgggtaattatttattttaccggAGAGAGAAAATAATCTGTTTGTTTGATTAAATGTCAACAAAGAAACACTGAGTAATGTCAAGACGGCTGCTATGGGAATGAGATCTCCTAAAATTTTTTGCAGTTACATTAAGGGATATCCTCCAGATTTACCCTACATCGGAAGCTCGCCGATACTTTGCCATTTACGGAAAGAGAAAGCACCCAAATGTTGTATGCAGCTAGAAAAGGTATTACAAACAGTGTCTTGATtgcattgggggggggggcaatctAAATTTACAACAATAATTGTACTAAATTAcaagtaaaaagtaaaagtttAAGTACATGTGATTAAAAgcaacagtaaaaacatttacagaagatttccatttcaaataaatggtgttcttgTCAACTTCTAAAAATGTgtcaaagtttccacaaaaatattaagcagcacagctgtttttaacattgataataataagaaatctttcttgagcatcaaatcaacattttacaatgatttctgaacaaTAATGCATCATAGAAGCATCATACATACAGTTTTGCATACAGTAATTGACAAAACATTTGGAAACGTTATAATTTTTgcttgccaaggctgcatttatgtgctcCAAAAAGAAAAcgtattacaattgaaaataactattttctattgcaatacattttaaaaggtaaATTTATTTCTGGGAGGCTAAGCTAAATTtgagtacattattttatttttttacattgtaataatatttcaccattttAGTGTATGTTTCACCAAAAACTGTATGTTTTATGAATATGCTTTAAATATTCACTGTAGGCTCCTGAGAATCACTGGTTTTATGTTCAattgtaatattttgttattatttataagtaGGAAAAGCTGTGAAATACAATTAATCAAggataacacaacacaaagttaaaaaaaaagttgtttccaTTGTGGTTCTTGATGATAATATTGCATTGCTTTATTGTCATGTCAGTTTTTGTCCAAGACCTGCAACCACAAAGACAATGAAGATGTCAAAGCATACAGTTTGAAGAATAAACTCATCATTGTGTCTGCTGAGGCCACAGAAAATGGCCTGTACAACTTCATCCTCCCATTACGAGCCTCTTACAGATCGGAGAACGAACTGTGTCCCATCGTGCTGCTCTTGGAAAAGGAGTAAACATCCTAATTTTACACATCACTCTCCTTCACCTCGTTCATTGAGCTTTACTTTAGTTGCCAATATCTTGTAGTCTTGTAGTTATAGTTAAATTGCCCCTGATGTCTACATAatatttcatttctttcttttaggCCAAAGGCAGAGTTTCTTGAGACTGTCTGTTGGTTCCCAATGATATATTACTTGCATGGatcaatcgacaggtaagagtcATAATAATGAAACATGAAAcattattgtgtttgtttgtatccgGTCCTCaaataatcaatttaaaattTGTCGTCCAGAAGCAGATAAGTCTGCTGTTGTACACTGAGAGTCACCTTCTTGAGATAACAAAGACATTGTATTAGCTCACTTGCTTACAGAAAAATGCAGAAACCcagaaaaacaaatgaatatttaTGAATTCAGAAAACCTGGGTTATTGTCATTCTGAACCCCCTTTTAACCACAGGTGTAGTTAAGAAATGGGCTTAGCACTGCTGTTTACCCAGGGTTATGACAACCTGCTCTGGAGCAATTGTAGCACTGCTTATGTGGTGCCAAATGTGTACAGTGTTTTACAGTGTAAAACAATGTCATGTTAGAAGGTTATGGCTAGATGCTTAATAACAGATTCCAACTCACATGCCTCGTATTCATGTGCTTTGGACAGTCACAgaaacactttgcattcagtGAAAAACAGTGGCAGAAAATGCATCATTTGGAGGGAAGAAAAGACTGTTTAATAGCTTCATAGACCAAACAATTAAATCCAGAAAAACTAGTAGTATAGTCAGCAATATATAAGATGCTAGAACATCATGTAAACAGACACATTAAGTTAATCTGATCAATGATACTGACAATATGAAGGTTTTGTTGAATTACACTTGGGGGAAACTGAATACTGAAGCCCGATTTGTTAACATTTGCACAGctgcacaaaccaaaacagatgGTACTGACTGACTATATAAATCCCCACTGAATACCATTCAGTCATATTCTTTCAAATGAGAAGTAACAACGTCATTAGTAACCAGAGAGTCTCCTTTTGAAATGGTCTCTTGCTCTTACGCACCGGGAGCAATATACCATAGCACCATGCTAGAAGTGCAGAATGGAAGCTGTCCTGCAATCCCACCCCTTGGGTGCTGCAGTGAGGGCCCTAAGAAACATGGACAAACCTGTGAGACCACTCACTAGGGGTACAAGACAATTATGTGGATGAGATCCATGCCTGAAAGGCAGGGATGTCTAGATCATAAATCCTAGCAAAGGTAGATGGTTATGACCAGCCAGGCCTGGCAAATATCCCCAATGGAAGCTCCACTGGACCAAGCCCAGGAGGAGCCAATCCCCCTAGTGAAGTGAGCCCTCACTGAAATGGGGGCACTCAGAGCCCCTCTGAGGCATAAGTCAGGGCTACTGCATGAACTATCCAGTAGGATAATCTTTGTTTTGTAAATGGGGGCCCTTTAGAGTGGCCTCCGAAGCACACAAAGAGCTCTTCTGACTGCTGGTATTGGCAACCAGGCCAATTAGCGATTCAGGAGACTGAAATCTATGGCTGTGTTCCAGTTCACTTTTAGACACGCACTCGCAAACTTCCCTAATCAATTACCCTTAGGGGGAATCCCCACTGTCATTTCATCAAGTGGACAAGGTAAGTTTATATGGACATACCCTCGACCCCTTGATTTTGACCGAGAGAGCAAGTCTGCTTAACATGCACACTTCAGCCTGCTCTGTAGACCACAATGCAACTCAACTATAACCTCATCGCAGATCACATTTAATTTATCACCACCCTAATCAACtctataatatatacaattgttttttacatttataacagcCCAAGCAAATGGTGCTGGTATCTGATAGGAGCCTCATTCATCCAGCAGTGTCTGGACGGGCTCTTGTTGGGCTGACCACTCCAAGCCAAGTTTTTTAACAGCTTTCATGAAGATGAGCTAGCTGTCCACACTGGGCCGTACACCACCCCTTGGCAGAAGGGAGCTTGGGTCCTCCACAGACCTGGACTAATTATCTGTATTAGAGGCTGCCAGTGATATGTATGAATCATCGACAGCATCCTCTTCAGATCCTCCAATGTGGAGCATGCTCCAGATGAAGAGAGCTGATACTCTTTGGAAAAGAGCACAGGGAATCATCTCGCTGTGGGACATGCGGGCCTTGCGCCAGCATGAGCTCACTCGAGGCTGTCTTCTTAGGCTTCGGACTTCACTGTTTCTTCCTCCAAGGCTCCTGGGAGGAGAGAAACTGGAGAGCATGAGAGGCGGGGTCACCTTCATGGACAAAGGTGATCTGCTAGAGTAAAGAGGCAAGACTCATACTCTCACAATGAGTTAAATCTGTCTCAGTGAACGGTGCCTCAGCGTGCACATGGCCTACACAATGGACACACTCACTGTGTTAGTCTGATTCATGCACGGTGCTCTGCATGTACCACATTTGTGGCGTAGCAATCTGAATCAGACATCACTGAAATTTGATCAATTAGAACTGAAAACGGAAGCTGCAGGGGAGGAACGCTGAAAGGCAGAGCATCTTTCCCCTGCTGGGACTCTTCTACGTGAGTAGCAGGCTTCTTGTTCTTCGTCTTTAGAGTCTAGTGGGGAGATGTTCTTTACAGTGAAGGAGACCAATTCGGATGAAATGGCATTCAGTAACAACTTATATAGGTAGCCAGGCCAGCTTGTTTTGGCAGGCTGAAATGCCAAACGCCAAACATTAACAAACATCATGCTAAAGACGATGAAATCATGCCACCATGGTGTAGGCCTAGTTTTGTATATCCAAACTACAGCTTTTCACTTTTGGTGATTATATCTAggcttaaaattaaataaaaattcaataaaagaagAATGATGGACATAATATGTGAGAATCATACATTTTTGTCGAAAATCTATCTGTCTCCTTACAGTCTGGATGATCTGTTGCGTTGTGGTGTCTCATTTGCTGCTAATATGGTGGTTGTGGATAAGGAGAGCACCATGTCCGCCGAGGAAGACTACATGGCTGATGCAAAAACTATTGTTAATGTTCAGACCCTGTTCAGGTCAGAGACTGCTTGAGATTCCTAAAGGGTTATAAGTAGTTAAAATTAGCCATATGTAATGAGGTTGCAGTTTAGTAcgtttaaattacatttcttaatcaagtactttacatgtcaacacttcaaaaatcatttttttaagcatggcaaaacattattaaataataattgaaaaattaTGAAGCTTTGAAAACGTTAAATTTGACATTACAAAGTGCACTATTTAGAAGTCAAATAAAATTTCCATTATTATCCACCCTTAAAGTTATTTAAAACCtagatgagtttctttcttctgttgcacaaaaaaaaatataggcaTATTTGTTCTAACTATTTTCTCTTTGTGTTCATCAGAAGAAATTGTTAGGAAACAGTCATGAAACTGTACCCTCTTTAAGCACACTTTAGGTATACTCTTTAGTTTaggcttttttatttcattataatattatagtaacctttttttcttttttttaaacatattcttATAAGATTTGAAATACACAAGTGCTTATTCAGTTCATTTCAGAAGATCTTAAGTAATTGAAATGAAGCTTTGTTTATAGGTTGTTCTCCAGCCTCAACATCATCACAGAGTTAACCCATCCTGCCAACATGAAATTCATGCAGTTCAGTGTAAAGGATTGTCACACACTGGCCTTCTCCAAACTAGAGAAGGTGAGCAGATATTCATAACATGCTTTCTGTCACTCTCATTTGATTAAACTGTTTGGGCCTTAAACTTCTTTCAATGTTTCTTTGCATGGCTTCATGgagcagaaagaaagagagaaaggctCAAACCTGTCCTTCATATTTCGGCTGCCTTTTGCAGCTGGTAGGGTGTTTAGCATTGGGATGTTGGACACACTGCTCTATCAGGTACTAATACAACAAATGCGGTTGCAACTTGGAATTATAAGCAAGAATGGAGATACTAGATTTAAACACTAGATGTCCTTACAAATACATATCACATTACATATCAGTCAACACAGTTGTATTCTattgtataattattttcttGCCTATATAAAATACCATTCAAATGTTCAGGGTCAATAAGtggaaataaaatacttttaataaacaCGGATGACAGTAACAACTTTTGCATTTTTACGaaagacttctatttcaaataaatgctttttttctattcatcaaatagtcCTGCAcatttgttttcaacattaataattataattgttttcttttgaagCTTTTTGAAGGTGTCAGGGATTTACGAGAGAGGACTCAAATGCAGAATGAGTGATCACAGTTTATTTACAACACTACTGACAGGACAAGATGGTGAGAAGGGGAGTGGACACAGCTCAAACAGAAGGCAGGAAAAAGACTTGTAGACAGGCAGGCTGAGAGAAGGCCGTTGGGTCCAGCCCCGGACTAGAACAAAACTCTACAAACTAATAAATAGGGAATACTCAGTATCACAAAGAATATTAGATGAACTAGCAAACACAGAGAAGATAGAATAACGAACTGAAAAAACAAGAGGGAAAGGGAGAACAATATAAAGCAGCGGAGGACATAAAGAACAGGTGAGAACACTCAGACAAACAAGAACTCAACAAGGACTAGACAAATGCAGGACGAGAGGGGCACATGGGAAACACAAACAAAGACAAAGCCATGTTCTCACAAACAAGGAAATATTGAACAAAACAGGACAGACAAGACAGTCGGGGAGATCCCTGAAAGAAGGATCATGTTGTactgaagagtaatgatgctgaaaatccagctttgaacacaggaataaattacattttaatctttttttaaactacattaaaaatttaatagaaaacactttaaactgtaataattttacaacattactgttttattgtattttgttcaaATAAGTGCAACtgtggtgagcataaaagacttctatcaaaaatgtaaaaaaaaaagaaaaaaaaagcttactAACCCTAAACATTTTAATGGTATGTATGCTCTTGATTTTGGAAATCATAAATGTCCATGCCTTTAAATATGTCCATAATTGTGCTAAAAGTGCTTCTTTTGTTTCAGTGTTTTGTTAAGGATTATATTATAACCATTACCAAACTGCTGCTTGGACTAGAAACAACACCAAAATCTGGTTTCTTATGTTCTGTAAGTATGATGTTTAACATTAGCACAGTCCCCACATCCTCATTTAAATGACTTTTATTAGATATTGATATTTTGGATGTTGCTTTAGTGGTGTAACAGTGTTGTGTATTACATTTCAGATGAGTATCACAGAGGAAGACTTGTGCATTGAGACGTATGGCAGACTGTATGAAATGCTCTCCTCCACTGTAGGAGACATTCCCATCGGCATCTACAGGACCGAGTCTCAGATGCTTGAACCTCCTGAGGTTTCATTACCTTCAATCCAACCACAACATGTGCACTTTTAGTTCAGGAGAAACAGTTACACTGGGAAGGAAGAGGCAGGAGCCAGCTTTACCctttaattaatcatttgtttTTACCAATTATGTGAACTCcacaaaacttgaaaaaaattgtCACTCAGTATGTGCTAGTTTTGTAACCAAATGGTAGTTATTGTCAAACATTTTTCCctaatttgaaatttaaatgtataactaTTTACTAATAGTttatttttctcattataacATTGGTAACAAAGTTAAATACTTACatataataaaaactgaaaatgctattagatgttaatttttttttttggaagtgttatatatatatatattcttatgatTTCTTCTATAAAtctataaaaagaaaatgtaacagGTCTATTCGAATTAAACATTTTCTgtagttaattaaataaaagttacagATTAAGTGGTTAAAATTGTGTATTGTTTATATCAGCATGTTGGAAGTATCAAGAACAACAAGGCAAACCTTGTTTTTCTTCTAGACTCCACAATCCCAAATGTCAGACAACGTGTCAGTCTTTGAGGAGGGAAAGGACGCGGAGGAGCAACAGCAGGGTCTTCACTGTGAACAGCCGGATGTCCAGACTCATTCTCTGCGTCGAAGGAGCATGCAGTGGGCATCCAATCTGCTGGGGCCGTGGCACGCAGAGCGCGAAGCAGACAGACTGAGCCAGCAGCGTGGCATCCTGCTCTCATGCTCTGAGAGACAGGAGCTCACTGAGCTGGTCAAGAAACGCATGAAGAACCTGGGGCTCTCCACATGGGGATTCGGTGAGATGCCAGTCAAATTTTACAGTGAAATCATTTCAGATTGAAGAAGgatgttatttaaaatgtttacaaatgattttatttgattttaagaaCTCTAGAACTGGGCAGCACAATTAACATTTCCTTAATTAACATTTCCTCAGCCTAACTTTTCAGTTCTCATTGACTTTGGAAGATGGTGAGCCATTCTAAAATGACTGAAACCCTCTGACAGCAGGTTGCCAATTGCAGTCAATAGCCAGAGAATATTTCTAGAATATTGTATCTTTACAATTTCACAAAGTCATTCAAGTTCCCTAAAAAGACTGGTTGTCCATGAAAGACAATTGCACAGAGGACAGGATAATGCAGAGAATCTCAGTGGGCGATCGGTTCagcactgcagctggaattgcttgCTACTTCAGCGCTGAACAGAGTAAGAATCTGTCTCGATTTACAGTGTTTTGACCTTTAGGGGAAGTCAGAATGCAAGTGAAAGAAGAGTGGACCAAGAGCACACCAGAGCAGTGTGAAAGACTAGTGATGTCCTTCAACCCTTCCTACTCATTTTTGACCGCTGTAACTTGTAATTTTAGTtaat contains:
- the LOC132095888 gene encoding potassium channel subfamily T member 2-like produces the protein MIDTVPFVIGIIYPPLRTLFIPVFLNCWLAKRSLESMVNDLHRAIHRTQSAMFNQLLILISTIICLIFTFICGVEHLQRAGTKVTVFDSFYFCIVTFSTVGFGDVLPDVWPSKLLVVIMIFVALVVLPVQFEELAYLWMERQKSGGDYRKQRAETERHVVLCVSSVKIDLLMDFLNEFYAHPILEEYYVIILCPAEQDAAVRRVLRIPMWSHRVIYLQGSALKDQDLVRAKLDDAEACFILTCRCEEDRNAADYQTILRAWAVKDFAPNCTLFVQILKPENKFHVKFADHIVCEEEFKYAMLALNCICPATSTFITLLVHTSRGLEGQHSPEDWHRIYGKCSGNEVYSIVLKESIFFSEYEGKSFPYASFNAYNKYGICLIGVCPDDTKNIMLNPGPQHIMKSLDVCFYISLTKEENTSFKAKKENNTQPPTSSTITSMGTMAIDMQEISMQSSLGPSLSIETNISEKRKPNMVPVLELPDSPSFETANLIINESKNPCQPCTRNEGNNGYIKGYPPDLPYIGSSPILCHLRKEKAPKCCMQLEKFLSKTCNHKDNEDVKAYSLKNKLIIVSAEATENGLYNFILPLRASYRSENELCPIVLLLEKEPKAEFLETVCWFPMIYYLHGSIDSLDDLLRCGVSFAANMVVVDKESTMSAEEDYMADAKTIVNVQTLFRLFSSLNIITELTHPANMKFMQFSVKDCHTLAFSKLEKKEREKGSNLSFIFRLPFAAGRVFSIGMLDTLLYQCFVKDYIITITKLLLGLETTPKSGFLCSMSITEEDLCIETYGRLYEMLSSTVGDIPIGIYRTESQMLEPPETPQSQMSDNVSVFEEGKDAEEQQQGLHCEQPDVQTHSLRRRSMQWASNLLGPWHAEREADRLSQQRGILLSCSERQELTELVKKRMKNLGLSTWGFDEPNNNQSSHSYALINPSPDTRLELNDIVYIIRKDPVSLKLNNSDNIKNSMRSELQIRDRNTKNTL